The following coding sequences are from one Psychrobacter sp. AH5 window:
- a CDS encoding exonuclease SbcCD subunit D C-terminal domain-containing protein, translating into MSSAANLTHSIKPLTVLHTSDWHLGRRLYGRMRYAEFEAFLVWLKKTISAQQVDVLIVAGDIFDTMTPSNRAQALYYEFLGNVSSLCCQHIVIVAGNHDSPTFLDAPSQVLKFLNVHVIGTACEDLSDEVLVLGDSDGDPHCIVAAVPYLRDRDVRSSSAGESADNKDANVVKGIQSHYDRVASLAKQQQTSLSKQHQRYIPIIATGHLFAAGSKTTDDDGVRDLYVGNLGKISADMFDNCFDYVALGHLHVPQRVGGREHIRYSGSPMPMGFGEAKQQKQVLLVQFGEVHNGSIVEKSTDVLADIIVKPVEKLAKKTLNNTSGLIDDLFGFEELESIDDKKDHTSQLLNDEELNKANATDSEVLYFNESNNMQVLSLPIPCFQKLAQISGDLTTIADTIRLLDQSEPIWLEIIYDGDDIVTELREEVAAMVAGLSCEVLKIKNIRTYNKVLNQQQSTETLQDLNEKDVFARCLSINEVPDSQKQSLLEAYEQILHNIYHDDSRVE; encoded by the coding sequence ATGTCCTCAGCTGCAAACTTAACACACTCTATCAAACCTTTAACTGTCCTGCATACCTCTGACTGGCATTTGGGCCGTAGGCTTTATGGCAGAATGCGCTATGCAGAATTTGAGGCGTTTTTGGTTTGGCTAAAAAAAACCATTAGCGCGCAACAGGTCGATGTGCTCATTGTCGCAGGCGACATCTTTGATACCATGACGCCGAGTAATCGCGCGCAGGCGCTGTATTATGAGTTTTTGGGTAACGTGTCGAGTTTATGCTGCCAGCATATTGTCATTGTCGCTGGCAACCACGACTCCCCGACTTTCCTCGATGCGCCCAGTCAAGTGCTCAAGTTTTTAAACGTTCACGTTATCGGTACTGCCTGTGAAGATTTGAGCGATGAAGTTTTGGTATTAGGCGATAGCGACGGCGATCCGCATTGTATTGTTGCTGCCGTGCCTTATTTGCGTGATCGTGATGTGCGTAGCAGTAGCGCAGGCGAGTCCGCCGATAATAAAGATGCTAATGTGGTCAAAGGTATTCAAAGCCATTATGATCGCGTGGCAAGCCTAGCCAAACAGCAACAAACATCGCTTAGTAAACAACATCAGCGCTATATTCCTATCATTGCCACCGGCCATCTATTCGCCGCAGGAAGCAAAACCACTGACGATGATGGCGTGCGCGATCTCTACGTCGGTAATCTCGGTAAAATATCGGCCGATATGTTCGATAACTGCTTTGATTATGTGGCACTTGGTCATCTGCACGTACCGCAGCGCGTCGGTGGACGCGAGCATATACGCTATTCCGGCTCGCCTATGCCGATGGGTTTTGGAGAAGCAAAACAGCAAAAACAAGTGCTACTCGTACAGTTTGGCGAAGTACATAATGGATCTATTGTAGAAAAATCAACTGATGTATTAGCGGATATCATCGTAAAGCCCGTCGAAAAACTAGCTAAAAAAACGCTTAATAACACCAGTGGTTTAATCGATGATTTGTTTGGCTTTGAAGAGCTAGAGAGTATTGATGATAAAAAAGACCATACTAGTCAGCTTCTAAATGATGAAGAGTTAAATAAAGCTAATGCTACCGATTCAGAAGTTCTATATTTTAATGAATCTAATAATATGCAAGTACTCTCACTGCCTATTCCTTGTTTTCAAAAGCTAGCGCAAATATCGGGCGACTTAACGACTATTGCAGATACAATCAGACTATTAGATCAGTCTGAGCCAATTTGGCTTGAAATCATTTATGACGGTGATGATATTGTTACTGAGCTACGTGAAGAAGTGGCTGCTATGGTAGCAGGTTTATCTTGTGAGGTATTAAAAATCAAAAATATTCGCACTTATAATAAAGTCCTTAATCAACAGCAAAGCACTGAGACCCTACAAGACTTAAATGAAAAGGATGTATTTGCGCGCTGCTTGAGTATTAATGAAGTACCAGACTCACAAAAACAGTCGTTGTTAGAAGCTTATGAGCAGATTCTGCATAATATTTATCATGATGATAGTAGGGTAGAATAG
- the cobA gene encoding uroporphyrinogen-III C-methyltransferase produces the protein MNTFPLFFKLDNRKVLIVGGGDVALRKADLLSRAGANITVVAPDICAELQALLQGDKHQLIFAKYDKSYMTGARVIIAGTDDEALNQQVHSDATELNIPVNVVDTPPLCDFIFPAIVDRNPIVIGISSNGKAPVLARLLRARLETLIPQGYGKLAKLAGDFRAEVKTKIPTLTGRRQFWERAFEGKVSELIFAGNETEANVQLQKDLDETAAKIANQEILDDRNSDKQTAAAHSEKANTEEASLSSNDNHDNIKPPVGEVYIVGAGPGDPELLTFKALRLMQQADIVFYDALVSPQVLDLCRRDADKVYVGKKRSNHAVAQLGINELLINEAKKGRRVVRLKGGDPFIFGRGGEEIESLRAHHIPYQVVPGITAANAAASYAGIPLTHRDHSQSVRFVTGFLKAGAPNNNFKSFLNTDETVVFYMGLHSLARLTEGLVKAGRSSETPIAIVSNASMPNQQVLTGTLATITELQEQHQLPTPALLIMGDVVALHHDLAWYNLHNQSVSDTADNWLRGGTSATPKDKSIDQQAHALSMITTLAESQEDSLEQLVIG, from the coding sequence ATGAATACCTTTCCCCTATTCTTTAAGCTTGATAACCGCAAAGTATTGATCGTGGGCGGCGGTGATGTGGCGCTGCGAAAAGCGGATTTACTAAGCCGTGCCGGTGCAAATATCACTGTGGTCGCGCCTGATATTTGTGCTGAGCTACAGGCTTTATTGCAAGGTGACAAGCACCAGCTTATTTTTGCTAAGTATGACAAATCCTATATGACTGGCGCGCGAGTTATCATCGCTGGTACTGATGATGAGGCGCTAAATCAGCAAGTCCATAGCGACGCGACCGAGCTTAATATCCCCGTCAACGTTGTCGATACGCCGCCGCTTTGTGATTTTATTTTTCCCGCTATCGTTGATCGCAATCCAATTGTGATTGGTATCTCATCGAATGGCAAAGCACCAGTTCTAGCGCGTTTACTTCGCGCACGTCTTGAGACTTTGATCCCGCAAGGCTATGGTAAATTAGCTAAGCTGGCAGGGGATTTTCGAGCAGAAGTTAAAACCAAGATTCCAACGTTGACTGGTCGTCGTCAGTTTTGGGAGCGTGCTTTTGAAGGCAAGGTGAGCGAGCTCATCTTTGCTGGTAATGAGACTGAAGCAAACGTACAGTTGCAAAAAGACTTAGATGAAACCGCTGCTAAGATTGCCAATCAAGAGATTTTAGATGATAGAAACAGCGATAAGCAAACAGCAGCGGCACATTCTGAAAAAGCGAATACCGAAGAAGCGAGTCTATCAAGCAATGATAATCATGATAATATAAAGCCACCAGTTGGTGAGGTGTATATCGTTGGCGCAGGCCCGGGTGATCCAGAGCTATTAACTTTTAAAGCCTTAAGACTGATGCAACAAGCCGATATCGTCTTTTATGATGCGCTAGTGTCACCGCAAGTGCTCGATCTGTGCCGCCGTGATGCCGATAAAGTCTATGTCGGCAAAAAACGCAGCAATCACGCGGTCGCGCAATTAGGTATTAATGAGCTATTGATCAATGAGGCCAAAAAAGGTCGCCGAGTGGTGCGTCTAAAAGGCGGTGATCCGTTTATCTTTGGTCGCGGCGGCGAAGAGATTGAAAGCTTGCGCGCGCATCATATTCCTTACCAAGTGGTTCCGGGTATTACCGCTGCCAATGCCGCTGCTAGTTATGCAGGCATCCCGCTCACGCACCGCGATCATTCGCAGTCCGTGCGCTTTGTCACTGGATTTTTGAAAGCTGGCGCGCCGAATAACAACTTCAAAAGCTTTTTGAATACTGACGAGACGGTGGTGTTTTATATGGGCTTGCATTCGCTAGCGCGTTTGACCGAAGGCCTTGTTAAGGCCGGGCGTTCGTCTGAGACCCCTATCGCTATTGTTTCTAACGCAAGTATGCCAAACCAGCAAGTATTGACAGGTACACTTGCGACGATCACTGAGCTACAAGAGCAACACCAGCTACCGACTCCTGCCTTACTTATCATGGGTGACGTGGTCGCGCTGCATCATGATTTGGCTTGGTATAATCTACATAATCAATCAGTTAGTGATACGGCTGATAACTGGTTACGCGGTGGTACCTCGGCAACACCGAAGGATAAGTCTATTGATCAACAAGCGCACGCGCTATCGATGATTACGACGCTTGCTGAGTCGCAAGAGGATAGTTTAGAGCAGTTGGTTATTGGCTAG
- a CDS encoding SDR family oxidoreductase translates to MKSKNGKLQDRVAIIFGGTSGLGEATAKAFANEGAKVVVTGRDEDDGERIIKDIKDNGQEAIFVKADVTSKAEIEAVVDKALETYGQIDILYNGAGIHDAYKNAVELDEDFYDKLMAINVKAPYLAAKMVIPHFIKQGSGAIINVGSQATQMAGPGGSAYVTSKHAVLGFTKQLAFDFGSQGVKVNILSPGFIETPMTDGIEDDRLDRIPAQRAGKPEEIAALAVFLASDDSNYMHGANVFMDGGWVLGRK, encoded by the coding sequence ATGAAATCAAAAAATGGAAAGTTACAAGATAGAGTCGCTATCATATTTGGCGGCACCTCAGGTCTTGGAGAAGCCACAGCAAAAGCGTTTGCGAATGAGGGCGCTAAAGTCGTGGTAACGGGTCGCGACGAGGATGATGGCGAGCGCATTATTAAGGATATTAAAGATAACGGTCAAGAGGCTATTTTTGTAAAAGCTGATGTGACTAGTAAAGCTGAGATTGAGGCCGTAGTTGATAAAGCTTTAGAAACTTATGGTCAAATCGATATTTTATATAATGGCGCTGGCATCCATGACGCTTATAAGAATGCGGTTGAACTGGATGAAGATTTTTACGATAAATTGATGGCGATTAACGTCAAAGCGCCTTATCTAGCGGCTAAAATGGTCATTCCACATTTTATCAAGCAAGGCAGTGGCGCCATCATTAATGTTGGCTCGCAAGCGACACAAATGGCAGGGCCTGGCGGTTCCGCTTATGTCACCTCCAAACATGCAGTTCTCGGATTTACTAAACAACTAGCCTTTGATTTTGGCAGTCAAGGCGTCAAAGTGAATATCTTGTCACCCGGCTTTATTGAGACACCCATGACTGACGGCATTGAAGATGATCGTTTAGATCGTATTCCCGCTCAACGTGCAGGCAAGCCAGAAGAGATTGCCGCTCTTGCCGTATTTTTAGCGTCCGATGATTCAAACTACATGCACGGCGCTAATGTGTTTATGGATGGCGGTTGGGTATTGGGTCGTAAATAG
- a CDS encoding phosphoadenosine phosphosulfate reductase family protein, giving the protein MSQLHPNLDIDQANKDLQGKSPEQIVEWALAQAKNPIITTNFRPYESAILHLVAKQRPDITVLWVDSGYNTDATYRFANKVINDLDLNVITYIPKQTAAHRDATMNGIPGIDNPQHDKFTEQVKLEPFRRALDELKPDVWFNAIRKVQTEFRQGLDVLSLSKDGVLKVAPLFEKTDSDLDKYLDEHNLPNEHDYFDPTKVEESRECGLHTQL; this is encoded by the coding sequence ATGAGCCAGTTACATCCTAATCTAGACATTGATCAAGCCAATAAAGACTTGCAAGGCAAATCGCCTGAGCAAATCGTAGAATGGGCACTAGCGCAAGCCAAAAACCCAATTATCACCACTAATTTTCGTCCTTACGAGTCAGCTATTTTGCATTTAGTGGCCAAACAGCGCCCTGATATCACCGTACTTTGGGTAGATTCTGGTTATAACACCGATGCCACTTATCGCTTTGCCAATAAAGTGATTAACGATTTAGATTTAAATGTCATTACCTATATTCCTAAGCAAACCGCTGCTCATCGTGACGCTACGATGAATGGCATTCCTGGTATTGATAATCCTCAGCATGATAAATTTACTGAACAAGTGAAATTGGAGCCATTTCGCCGCGCGCTAGATGAATTGAAGCCTGACGTTTGGTTCAATGCCATTCGTAAAGTTCAAACCGAGTTCCGTCAAGGCCTCGATGTGCTTAGCTTGTCAAAAGATGGGGTATTAAAAGTTGCGCCATTATTTGAGAAAACCGATAGCGACTTAGACAAGTATCTTGATGAGCATAACTTGCCGAACGAGCATGACTACTTTGATCCAACAAAAGTAGAAGAAAGCCGTGAGTGTGGTTTGCATACGCAGCTATAA
- a CDS encoding DUF934 domain-containing protein, whose amino-acid sequence MANHHILDSRGVDVSAQDHWLALSTDALPDGIALSEITLLELLQRQEKPEVVVPLADLLNSENALAGGLIKEVYNLIVQHSSHVGVWITADTDTAVLTALSELLLEQSLIVIDVPKFADGRGFSFAKTLRQLGYSKEIRVAGEFGRDQIAYLLRVGVDSFVINEHDLHSDFDISQAFTALASSYNGQDASKLPMFAAS is encoded by the coding sequence ATGGCTAATCATCATATCTTGGATAGCCGTGGCGTCGATGTTAGCGCGCAAGATCACTGGTTAGCGCTTAGCACAGATGCTTTGCCAGATGGTATCGCGCTCAGTGAGATTACTTTGCTGGAGCTACTACAAAGACAAGAAAAACCTGAGGTAGTTGTGCCGCTAGCAGACTTGCTTAATAGTGAAAATGCGCTAGCCGGTGGACTGATCAAAGAAGTTTATAACCTTATTGTGCAGCACAGTAGCCATGTTGGCGTTTGGATTACCGCTGATACCGACACTGCGGTGCTAACGGCGCTAAGTGAGCTATTGTTAGAGCAATCGCTAATCGTTATTGATGTTCCTAAGTTTGCTGATGGTCGCGGCTTTAGCTTTGCAAAAACCTTGCGTCAATTAGGCTATAGCAAAGAGATTCGAGTGGCAGGCGAGTTTGGCCGTGACCAGATTGCTTATTTATTGCGGGTAGGCGTTGATAGCTTTGTCATCAATGAGCATGATTTACACTCTGATTTTGATATCTCGCAAGCCTTTACTGCCCTAGCGAGTAGCTACAACGGTCAAGATGCCTCCAAACTGCCTATGTTTGCGGCATCTTAG
- a CDS encoding nitrite/sulfite reductase has translation MYQYNYADQTLVEERVEQFRDQTERFLKGELAEEQFLPLRLQNGLYIQRYAPMLRIAIPYGLLASYQLRKLAEITRKYDKGYGHFTTRTNIQLNWPKLEDVPDILAELASVQMHAIQTSGNCIRNTTTDPYAGIHVDEIADPRPYCEIIRQWSTFHPEFAFLPRKFKIAVIGTEKDRAATQVHDVGLHLKKNNEGELGFEVLVGGGLGRIPVLGKVINEFLPRAHLLSYLDAILRVYNLQGRRDKGSKYRSRIKILVDTLGGREFAKLVDAEWQAHSKDGPLTLSDANFEHATSFFSEPDYQTFDALQVQSELQQQLANNKDFANWYQQNTVAHKVAGYRAVVISLKAGLVNGKYVPSGDVTDSQMDALADLADKYSFGELRGTYQQNLVFADVQTNELFELWQQLVELNLARPNINTLTDMIVCPGWDYCSLANATTHNIAEQIEKQFSDLDYLYDLGDIRLNMSGCINACAHHHTGDIGILGVDKKGENWYQISLGGNSTNDAKLGKILGRSVPTEAVADTIQQIVDVYVELRATTDNDVESFGELVERVGIDPFKEKVYG, from the coding sequence ATGTATCAATATAACTACGCTGACCAAACGCTGGTTGAAGAGCGCGTTGAGCAATTTCGCGATCAGACCGAGCGGTTCTTAAAAGGAGAGCTTGCCGAGGAGCAGTTTTTGCCACTGCGTTTGCAAAACGGTTTATACATTCAGCGCTATGCGCCGATGCTGCGTATTGCTATTCCTTATGGTCTGCTCGCCAGCTACCAGCTGCGCAAATTGGCTGAGATTACCCGTAAATATGACAAAGGTTACGGGCACTTTACTACCCGTACTAACATTCAGCTTAATTGGCCAAAGCTTGAGGACGTGCCAGACATCTTAGCGGAGTTGGCCTCAGTACAGATGCATGCGATCCAAACCTCTGGTAACTGCATTCGCAATACCACAACCGATCCTTACGCCGGTATTCATGTCGATGAGATTGCCGATCCGCGTCCTTATTGCGAGATTATCCGTCAGTGGTCAACCTTTCATCCTGAGTTTGCTTTTTTGCCGCGTAAATTTAAGATTGCGGTTATCGGTACCGAAAAAGATCGGGCGGCGACGCAAGTCCATGACGTTGGCCTGCACCTAAAGAAAAATAATGAGGGCGAGCTTGGTTTTGAAGTGTTAGTCGGCGGTGGTCTAGGCCGTATTCCTGTATTAGGCAAAGTCATCAATGAGTTTTTACCACGCGCTCATTTGCTCAGCTATCTAGATGCTATTTTGCGGGTGTATAACTTGCAGGGTCGCCGTGATAAAGGCAGCAAATATAGATCGCGTATTAAGATTTTAGTCGATACTCTAGGCGGGCGTGAATTTGCCAAACTGGTTGATGCCGAATGGCAAGCGCATAGCAAAGACGGGCCATTAACTTTGAGCGATGCCAACTTTGAACATGCTACCAGTTTCTTTAGTGAGCCTGATTATCAGACATTTGACGCTCTACAAGTGCAGTCAGAATTGCAGCAGCAATTAGCGAATAATAAAGACTTTGCCAATTGGTATCAGCAAAACACTGTGGCGCATAAAGTGGCCGGTTATCGAGCGGTAGTTATCTCCCTAAAAGCAGGTCTGGTAAATGGTAAATACGTACCCTCAGGCGATGTCACCGATTCGCAAATGGACGCGCTTGCCGACTTAGCAGATAAGTATAGCTTTGGCGAGCTGCGCGGTACTTATCAGCAAAACTTAGTATTTGCTGATGTGCAAACTAATGAGCTGTTTGAGCTATGGCAGCAGTTAGTAGAGCTCAATTTAGCGCGTCCTAATATCAATACCTTGACCGATATGATCGTCTGTCCGGGCTGGGATTATTGCTCGCTGGCCAATGCCACGACTCATAACATCGCTGAGCAGATCGAAAAGCAATTTAGCGATTTAGATTATTTATATGATCTGGGTGATATTCGCCTCAATATGTCAGGCTGTATCAATGCCTGTGCGCACCATCATACTGGTGATATCGGTATATTAGGCGTCGATAAAAAGGGTGAGAACTGGTATCAGATTAGCCTTGGCGGTAATTCTACCAATGATGCCAAATTGGGCAAAATCTTAGGTCGCTCCGTCCCTACCGAAGCGGTTGCGGACACCATTCAACAGATCGTCGATGTCTATGTTGAGCTGCGCGCAACTACTGATAATGACGTTGAGAGCTTTGGCGAATTGGTCGAGCGCGTCGGTATTGATCCCTTTAAGGAGAAGGTCTATGGCTAA
- the sat gene encoding sulfate adenylyltransferase, translated as MTTSIANQDTSKLVPPHGSDTLKPLLLSGNKREEALKLAKTLPAITLSSRERGDLIMLGIGGFTPLDGFMNKADWQGVVAEMRLKSGANAGLFWPIPITLSAPKVMTDNLNQGDKVALVAEDGEIMGILTVEETYDIDKDYECQQVFTTTDPEHPGVQQVLNQGEVNVAGRVEVLSEGEFPELYPEIYKTPSETREILSNKGWRTVAAFQTRNPMHRSHEYLAKIAIEICDGVLIHSLLGALKPGDIPAEVRQDAIKTLIDNYFRADTVIQAGYPLDMRYAGPREALLHAVFRQNYGCSHLIVGRDHAGVGDYYGAFDAQTIFDYVGKDDLITQPLKIGWTFWCNACQAMASDKTCPHEASEHVKVSGTKLRKALSEDEEVPENFSRPEVLAILREYYAGIAKEERAEVKLTGASAV; from the coding sequence ATGACAACTTCTATAGCCAATCAAGACACCTCAAAACTCGTACCGCCACATGGTAGTGATACACTCAAACCCTTATTATTGTCCGGAAACAAGCGTGAAGAAGCGCTTAAGCTTGCCAAAACTTTACCTGCTATTACCTTAAGCTCACGCGAGCGCGGCGATCTTATCATGCTAGGTATTGGTGGGTTTACGCCACTTGATGGCTTTATGAATAAGGCAGATTGGCAAGGAGTCGTTGCAGAGATGCGCCTAAAATCGGGCGCTAATGCAGGATTATTTTGGCCAATTCCGATTACTTTATCCGCGCCAAAAGTCATGACTGACAATCTCAATCAAGGTGATAAAGTCGCCTTAGTAGCAGAAGATGGCGAGATCATGGGCATCCTCACTGTGGAGGAAACTTATGACATCGATAAAGACTATGAGTGTCAGCAAGTCTTTACCACCACCGATCCTGAGCATCCAGGCGTGCAGCAAGTGCTCAACCAAGGCGAGGTCAATGTCGCAGGCCGCGTTGAAGTGCTAAGCGAAGGCGAATTCCCAGAGCTATATCCAGAGATTTATAAAACTCCAAGTGAGACTCGTGAGATATTAAGTAATAAAGGCTGGAGAACGGTTGCCGCCTTTCAAACCCGTAATCCGATGCATCGCTCGCACGAATATCTAGCGAAGATTGCCATTGAGATTTGTGACGGGGTGTTGATTCACTCTTTACTTGGCGCGCTTAAGCCCGGCGACATTCCAGCTGAGGTTCGTCAGGATGCTATTAAGACCTTGATTGATAACTATTTTAGAGCTGATACCGTCATTCAAGCCGGTTATCCACTAGATATGCGTTATGCTGGTCCGCGTGAAGCGCTATTGCATGCGGTATTCCGCCAAAACTACGGCTGTAGCCATTTGATTGTTGGGCGCGATCATGCCGGTGTTGGCGACTATTATGGCGCGTTTGATGCGCAAACTATCTTTGATTATGTTGGCAAGGACGACTTGATCACACAGCCGCTAAAGATTGGCTGGACCTTTTGGTGTAATGCTTGTCAAGCCATGGCCTCTGATAAGACTTGCCCGCATGAGGCGAGTGAACACGTCAAAGTTTCCGGCACTAAACTGCGTAAAGCACTGTCAGAAGATGAGGAGGTTCCTGAGAACTTTAGCCGCCCTGAGGTGTTGGCAATCTTGCGTGAGTATTATGCGGGTATCGCCAAGGAAGAACGCGCTGAGGTCAAACTGACCGGTGCTTCTGCGGTATAA
- a CDS encoding sulfate ABC transporter substrate-binding protein, which translates to MSTFSLIINPKIVITVTLLAASLLSGCNHTQADTNDKKLANPEQEVSLLNVSYDVSRDFYKEYNDLFTSSYQQQHPDSQVKINQSHGGSSKQALSVANGLQADVVTLNQLSDMELLVEKGLVAKEWQQAFPNNAVPYTSTMVLLVRHDNPKNIQDWQDLARNDIEVVMPNPKTSGTARYAFLGAYGYGLHHFNESLQAAPQTDSFMKRLLANVVTYDNGARAATTSFTQRGLGDVLITTENEAHLVANKFAKGQVQIVYPSYSITINNPVAVVNKVTDKKGNMKGSTKAATSYLKSLWDKPAQQLMAQMYLRPSDTEVLAAHKGTLIEIETFEPTAVFGSWQQIMAHYFVDGGVFDQLALSTNSN; encoded by the coding sequence ATGTCAACCTTTTCTTTAATCATAAACCCAAAAATTGTCATAACCGTGACTTTACTAGCTGCCAGCTTATTAAGTGGTTGTAATCACACTCAGGCGGATACCAATGATAAAAAACTAGCTAACCCAGAGCAAGAGGTTAGCCTGCTGAATGTCTCCTATGATGTCTCACGCGATTTTTATAAGGAGTATAACGATTTATTTACCTCAAGCTACCAGCAGCAACACCCCGACAGTCAAGTCAAAATCAATCAATCGCATGGCGGCTCAAGTAAGCAAGCGTTATCTGTCGCTAATGGTCTACAAGCAGACGTGGTCACGTTGAATCAGTTAAGCGATATGGAGCTGTTGGTAGAAAAAGGCTTGGTCGCTAAAGAGTGGCAGCAAGCCTTTCCTAATAATGCGGTGCCCTATACTAGTACTATGGTGCTGCTAGTGCGTCATGATAATCCTAAAAATATCCAAGACTGGCAGGATTTAGCGCGCAATGATATCGAGGTGGTCATGCCCAATCCTAAGACTAGCGGAACCGCGCGCTATGCATTTTTAGGCGCTTATGGTTATGGGCTTCATCATTTTAATGAAAGCTTGCAAGCCGCCCCTCAGACCGATAGCTTTATGAAGCGACTCCTCGCCAATGTCGTCACTTACGATAATGGCGCCAGGGCAGCTACCACTAGCTTTACCCAGCGCGGGCTAGGGGATGTGTTAATTACTACTGAAAATGAGGCGCACTTGGTGGCAAATAAATTCGCTAAAGGACAAGTGCAGATTGTCTATCCTAGTTATTCCATTACCATTAATAATCCGGTGGCGGTGGTCAATAAAGTGACGGATAAAAAAGGCAATATGAAGGGCAGCACCAAGGCGGCAACTAGCTATTTAAAATCCCTGTGGGACAAACCGGCGCAGCAGTTAATGGCGCAGATGTATCTAAGGCCTAGCGATACTGAAGTCCTAGCCGCTCATAAGGGCACCTTAATCGAGATAGAGACTTTTGAGCCGACAGCGGTATTTGGCTCATGGCAGCAGATTATGGCGCATTACTTTGTCGATGGCGGTGTATTTGATCAATTAGCGCTTAGTACTAACAGCAATTAA
- a CDS encoding sulfate ABC transporter substrate-binding protein, whose product MTIFNNHYSLDKKSISKNKAISALSIAGVAVTLGLAGCSSNDSAETVAADGATTGEAQDIELLNVSYDVARDFYKSYNPLFIEHYKSENPNANINVKQSHGGSSKQALSIANGLQADVATMNQGSDIELLQKESLVANDWEQQFPDNAVPFTSTIVFLVRKDNPKGISDWEDLTKPGVEIVMANPKVTGNGRYAFLGAYGYGLHAFDNNEDKAKGYVREMLKNVKVYENGGRAATTTFVQRGIGDVLVTFENEANLAATDFGKGQVEIVYPKYSIKSESPVAIVNAVTEKKGTTAAAKAYLDYLWSEPAQQLAADLYLRPSVKSVLDKNGDKLPPVETFRPNDTFGTWDEIMGNFFSDNGVFDQLATNAPQ is encoded by the coding sequence ATGACTATTTTTAATAACCACTACTCGTTAGACAAAAAATCTATCAGCAAAAATAAAGCCATTAGCGCGCTTAGCATTGCAGGCGTAGCCGTTACTCTAGGGCTAGCAGGCTGTAGCAGCAACGACAGCGCAGAGACAGTGGCAGCGGACGGAGCAACTACTGGCGAGGCGCAAGATATCGAGCTATTAAACGTCTCTTATGATGTGGCACGTGACTTTTATAAAAGCTACAACCCTTTATTTATCGAGCATTATAAGTCAGAAAATCCAAATGCTAACATCAATGTTAAACAGTCTCATGGCGGCTCAAGCAAGCAAGCATTATCGATAGCCAATGGTCTGCAAGCTGACGTCGCGACTATGAACCAAGGTTCTGATATTGAGTTATTACAAAAAGAGAGCTTGGTCGCTAATGATTGGGAGCAGCAGTTCCCTGATAATGCGGTACCATTTACCAGTACCATCGTCTTTTTGGTACGTAAAGACAATCCAAAAGGCATCAGCGATTGGGAAGATTTGACTAAGCCTGGCGTTGAGATTGTGATGGCCAATCCAAAGGTCACAGGCAATGGTCGTTATGCTTTCTTAGGCGCTTATGGTTATGGCTTGCACGCCTTTGATAATAACGAAGATAAGGCCAAAGGCTACGTTCGTGAAATGCTAAAAAATGTCAAAGTTTATGAGAATGGTGGACGCGCGGCTACCACTACTTTTGTGCAGCGCGGTATCGGTGATGTGCTGGTAACTTTTGAGAACGAAGCCAATCTTGCCGCTACTGACTTTGGCAAAGGACAAGTAGAGATTGTCTATCCAAAATACTCTATTAAGTCTGAGAGCCCAGTCGCTATCGTCAACGCCGTGACTGAGAAAAAAGGCACTACTGCTGCTGCCAAAGCTTATCTAGATTATCTATGGAGCGAGCCGGCTCAGCAATTAGCCGCTGATTTATACCTGCGTCCTAGCGTCAAAAGCGTCCTAGATAAAAACGGCGATAAATTACCACCGGTTGAGACTTTCCGCCCCAATGATACTTTTGGTACTTGGGATGAGATCATGGGTAATTTCTTTAGTGACAATGGCGTCTTTGATCAATTAGCGACAAACGCCCCGCAATAA